From a region of the Eretmochelys imbricata isolate rEreImb1 chromosome 6, rEreImb1.hap1, whole genome shotgun sequence genome:
- the MMP25 gene encoding matrix metalloproteinase-25 isoform X1, with protein MLWLPALWLGLATLLCLPHRPAGRPSTQRLSKGVDWLTRYGYLPPPDPMQARLQTEEGLQDAVRMMQKFAGLQATGILDDRTLAMMDQPRCSLPDIIGTSELMRRRKRYAHSGSVWPVKELTWTVRSYPQASGLPRDQVRTLLFYALQAWGNASALTFHEAPDADAHILVDFSRSFHEDGYPFDGPGSTLAHAFFPGEHPISGDTHFDDEETWIYDPQATQQGAGTDLFAVAVHEFGHALGLAHSSTKESIMMPYYQGPVGLAHLYQLPPDDALGIQTLYGRRELRPGEEPPARPIPTQPRIPDLPPHRPTWQPRPPAPDRCQAHFDAIANIRGEVFFFKRKHFWRMQPARNLVSLEPAQTQRFWMGLPLDFGTIDAVYERSNDSKIVFFIGQHFWVFTDTRVDPGSPHPITDLGLPPGVTVEAAFVWGHNGKTYFFENSHYWRFDDRAGNVEPGYPRSLTLWKGVPPGLDDIISWNDGSTYFFKGTQYWRFLGGSVEAESGYPRSAPQDWMYCQGSPTASPAPGPRGGSGKPGGGQCLCSGALPGPLPAFLTWTLALAWALQ; from the exons ATGCTGTGGCTACCGGCCCTATGGCTCGGGCTGGCCACCCTCCTCTGCCTGCCCCACCGCCCGGCCGGCCGGCCCAGCACCCAGCGCCTCAGCAAGGGAGTG GACTGGCTGACCCGCTATGGGTACCTGCCCCCCCCAGACCCCATGCAGGCCAGACTCCAGACCGAGGAGGGGCTGCAAGATGCTGTCAGAATGATGCAGAAATTTGCAGGACTGCAGGCGACGGGGATTCTGG ACGACAGGACCCTGGCGATGATGGACCAGCCGCGCTGCTCCCTCCCCGACATCATCGGCACCTCGGAGCTGATGCGCCGGCGGAAGCGTTACGCCCACAGCGGCAGCGTCTGGCCCGTGAAGGAGCTGACCTGGAC GGTCCGCTCCTACCCCCAGGCCTCCGGCCTGCCCCGGGACCAAGTCCGCACCCTGCTCTTCTACGCCCTGCAGGCCTGGGGCAACGCGTCGGCCCTGACGTTCCACGAGGCGCCCGACGCCGACGCCCACATCCTGGTGGATTTCAGCCGCTCCTTCCACGAGGACGGGTACCCCTTCGACGGGCCGGGCAGCACCCTGGCCCACGCCTTCTTCCCCGGGGAGCACCCCATCTCCGGAGACACCCACTTCGACGACGAGGAGACCTGGATCTACGACCCCCAGGCCACGCAGCAGG GTGCCGGCACAGATCTCTTCGCCGTGGCGGTTCACGAGTTCGGTCACGCCCTGGGgctggcccactcctccaccaagGAGTCCATCATGATGCCCTATTACCAGGGCCCCGTGGGGCTGGCCCACCTCTACCAGCTGCCCCCCGACGACGCCCTGGGCATCCAGACCCTGTACG GGAGGAGAGAACTTCGCCCCGGAGAAGAGCCGCCGGCACGGCCCATCCCCACCCAGCCCCGCATCCCCGATCTGCCACCCCACAGACCCACCTGGCA GCCCCGCCCACCCGCCCCCGATCGCTGTCAGGCCCATTTTGACGCCATCGCCAACATCCGCGGGGAGGTTTTCTTCTTCAAGA GGAAGCATTTCTGGAGGATGCAGCCAGCCCGTAACCTGGTTTCCCTGGAGCCAGCGCAGACCCAACGCTTCTGGATGGGGCTCCCCCTGGATTTTGGGACAATCGATGCCGTCTATGAGCGGAGTAACGACAGCAAGATCGTCTTCTTCATTG GGCAGCAtttctgggtcttcactgacacCCGGGTGGATCCAgggtctccccaccccatcaccGACCTGGGGCTGCCCCCGGGGGTCACGGTGGAGGCAGCCTTCGTCTGGGGGCACAATGGCAAGACCTACTTCTTCGAGAACTCCCACTACTGGCGCTTCGACGACCGAGCCGGAAACGTGGAGCCCGGGTACCCCAGATCGCTGACCCTCTGGAAGGGGGTGCCCCCTGGGCTGGATGACATCATCAGCTGGAACGATG gAAGCACGTACTTTTTCAAGGGCACCCAGTACTGGCGCTTTCTGGGGGGCAGCGTGGAGGCTGAGAGCGGGTACCCCAGGTCAGCCCCCCAGGACTGGATGTACTGCCAGGGCTCCCCCACTGCATCTCCGGCCCCAGGGCCCCGGGGCGGGAGCGGGAAGCCTGGAGGTGGCCAGTGTCTCTGCAGTGGGGCCCTGCCAGGCCCCCTGCCGGCCTTCCTGACGTGGACCCTGGCTCTGGCATGGGCCCTGCAATGA
- the MMP25 gene encoding matrix metalloproteinase-25 isoform X2 has product MARAGHPPLPAPPPGRPAQHPAPQQGSGLADPLWVPAPPRPHAGQTPDRGGAARCCQNDAEICRTAGDGDSGRQDPGDDGPAALLPPRHHRHLGADAPAEALRPQRQRLAREGADLDAWGNASALTFHEAPDADAHILVDFSRSFHEDGYPFDGPGSTLAHAFFPGEHPISGDTHFDDEETWIYDPQATQQGAGTDLFAVAVHEFGHALGLAHSSTKESIMMPYYQGPVGLAHLYQLPPDDALGIQTLYGRRELRPGEEPPARPIPTQPRIPDLPPHRPTWQPRPPAPDRCQAHFDAIANIRGEVFFFKRKHFWRMQPARNLVSLEPAQTQRFWMGLPLDFGTIDAVYERSNDSKIVFFIGQHFWVFTDTRVDPGSPHPITDLGLPPGVTVEAAFVWGHNGKTYFFENSHYWRFDDRAGNVEPGYPRSLTLWKGVPPGLDDIISWNDGSTYFFKGTQYWRFLGGSVEAESGYPRSAPQDWMYCQGSPTASPAPGPRGGSGKPGGGQCLCSGALPGPLPAFLTWTLALAWALQ; this is encoded by the exons ATGGCTCGGGCTGGCCACCCTCCTCTGCCTGCCCCACCGCCCGGCCGGCCGGCCCAGCACCCAGCGCCTCAGCAAGGGAGTG GACTGGCTGACCCGCTATGGGTACCTGCCCCCCCCAGACCCCATGCAGGCCAGACTCCAGACCGAGGAGGGGCTGCAAGATGCTGTCAGAATGATGCAGAAATTTGCAGGACTGCAGGCGACGGGGATTCTGG ACGACAGGACCCTGGCGATGATGGACCAGCCGCGCTGCTCCCTCCCCGACATCATCGGCACCTCGGAGCTGATGCGCCGGCGGAAGCGTTACGCCCACAGCGGCAGCGTCTGGCCCGTGAAGGAGCTGACCTGGAC GCCTGGGGCAACGCGTCGGCCCTGACGTTCCACGAGGCGCCCGACGCCGACGCCCACATCCTGGTGGATTTCAGCCGCTCCTTCCACGAGGACGGGTACCCCTTCGACGGGCCGGGCAGCACCCTGGCCCACGCCTTCTTCCCCGGGGAGCACCCCATCTCCGGAGACACCCACTTCGACGACGAGGAGACCTGGATCTACGACCCCCAGGCCACGCAGCAGG GTGCCGGCACAGATCTCTTCGCCGTGGCGGTTCACGAGTTCGGTCACGCCCTGGGgctggcccactcctccaccaagGAGTCCATCATGATGCCCTATTACCAGGGCCCCGTGGGGCTGGCCCACCTCTACCAGCTGCCCCCCGACGACGCCCTGGGCATCCAGACCCTGTACG GGAGGAGAGAACTTCGCCCCGGAGAAGAGCCGCCGGCACGGCCCATCCCCACCCAGCCCCGCATCCCCGATCTGCCACCCCACAGACCCACCTGGCA GCCCCGCCCACCCGCCCCCGATCGCTGTCAGGCCCATTTTGACGCCATCGCCAACATCCGCGGGGAGGTTTTCTTCTTCAAGA GGAAGCATTTCTGGAGGATGCAGCCAGCCCGTAACCTGGTTTCCCTGGAGCCAGCGCAGACCCAACGCTTCTGGATGGGGCTCCCCCTGGATTTTGGGACAATCGATGCCGTCTATGAGCGGAGTAACGACAGCAAGATCGTCTTCTTCATTG GGCAGCAtttctgggtcttcactgacacCCGGGTGGATCCAgggtctccccaccccatcaccGACCTGGGGCTGCCCCCGGGGGTCACGGTGGAGGCAGCCTTCGTCTGGGGGCACAATGGCAAGACCTACTTCTTCGAGAACTCCCACTACTGGCGCTTCGACGACCGAGCCGGAAACGTGGAGCCCGGGTACCCCAGATCGCTGACCCTCTGGAAGGGGGTGCCCCCTGGGCTGGATGACATCATCAGCTGGAACGATG gAAGCACGTACTTTTTCAAGGGCACCCAGTACTGGCGCTTTCTGGGGGGCAGCGTGGAGGCTGAGAGCGGGTACCCCAGGTCAGCCCCCCAGGACTGGATGTACTGCCAGGGCTCCCCCACTGCATCTCCGGCCCCAGGGCCCCGGGGCGGGAGCGGGAAGCCTGGAGGTGGCCAGTGTCTCTGCAGTGGGGCCCTGCCAGGCCCCCTGCCGGCCTTCCTGACGTGGACCCTGGCTCTGGCATGGGCCCTGCAATGA